One window of Microbacterium sp. Root61 genomic DNA carries:
- a CDS encoding ribose-5-phosphate isomerase, with amino-acid sequence MRIHIATDHAGLEFSTQLMHHLAEAGHDVVDHGPLEYEPLDDYPSFCIRAAQAVVRDQAAGIEALGVVFGGSGNGEQIAANKVHGIRAALVWNIATAELAREHNDANVISIGARQHTFEEAASFIDRFIATPFSGEERHVRRIAQIAAFEADGSLEPDPRVLVARGGEDVDQIDPEAG; translated from the coding sequence ATGCGCATCCATATCGCGACCGACCACGCCGGCCTCGAGTTCTCCACGCAGCTCATGCACCACCTCGCTGAGGCGGGACACGACGTCGTGGACCACGGACCCCTCGAGTACGAACCGCTCGATGACTATCCGTCCTTCTGCATCCGTGCCGCCCAGGCCGTCGTGCGCGACCAGGCCGCCGGCATCGAGGCTCTCGGTGTCGTCTTCGGCGGCTCGGGCAACGGCGAGCAGATCGCCGCGAACAAGGTGCACGGCATCCGTGCCGCCCTGGTCTGGAACATCGCGACCGCCGAACTGGCCCGCGAGCACAACGACGCCAACGTGATCTCGATCGGTGCCCGCCAGCACACGTTCGAGGAGGCGGCATCCTTCATCGACCGCTTCATCGCCACGCCGTTCTCCGGTGAGGAGCGCCACGTGCGCCGCATCGCGCAGATCGCCGCGTTCGAGGCGGACGGCTCGCTCGAGCCCGACCCGCGGGTGCTCGTGGCGCGCGGCGGCGAGGACGTCGATCAGATCGACCCCGAGGCAGGCTGA
- the pepN gene encoding aminopeptidase N: MPGENLTRIEAQERRTIVDTHSYDVSLDLTKGDEVFSSRTVVRFSAVAGASTFIDLIARDVRSITLNGRDVSVSAFADSRIALTDLAAENELIVDADCLYTNTGEGLHRFVDPVDGEVYLYSQFEVPDSRRVFTVFEQPDLKATFQFTITAPEPWKVISNSPTPEPKKHGDGRATWTFEPTPRISSYITALIAGPYESTFSELTSTSGRVIPLGVYGRKSLWQHLDADYIFDKTREGFAYFEKKFDYPYPFAKYDQLFVPEFNAGAMENAGAVTFTETYVFRSKVTDAVKERRVVTILHELAHMWFGDLVTMKWWNDLWLNESFAEWASTIATAEATEWTEAWTTFNAMEKTWAYRQDQLPSTHPVVAEINDLEDVQVNFDGITYAKGGSVLKQLAAWVGIEQFFAGVSEYFKKHEWGNTEVGDLLAELEKTSGRELSGWSKKWLETAGVNTLTPLIEEGVDGRITRFAIVQTAPADYPTIRPHRLGVGFYSLKDGALVRVHHVELDVDGDRTEVTELKGIERPDLVLLNDEDLAYAKIRLDERSLKTAIDHLGAISDPLARSLVWGAAWDQTRDAEASASDYVDLVLRNIGAETESTTVRTTLGQLLLAANAYVSPEKRHATRVKVAEGLWALAQAAEAGSDSQLQFVTTFASAAANPAQSELVRQVRDGDVTFEGLDIDTDLSWQLLVSLATAGVVSASDIDAALAADNTAKGGEFAAQAKAALPTVEAKRIAWDSLVENDDLPNTIVRAAAAGLVHPAGVDVLDAFVQPYFDMLLPIWTSRTYQIAQYLIVGLYPAALANTVLRDATRAWLAANGDAAPALRRLVQENLAGVERALAVQERDAQ, from the coding sequence GTGCCTGGAGAGAACCTCACCCGCATCGAGGCGCAGGAGCGCCGCACGATCGTCGACACCCACTCGTATGACGTCTCGCTCGACCTCACGAAGGGCGACGAGGTCTTCTCCTCCCGCACCGTCGTGCGCTTCAGCGCCGTCGCCGGCGCGAGCACGTTCATCGACCTGATCGCCCGCGACGTCCGCTCGATCACCCTGAACGGTCGCGACGTGTCGGTCTCGGCCTTCGCCGATTCGCGCATCGCGCTGACCGATCTCGCCGCCGAGAACGAGCTCATCGTCGACGCGGACTGCCTGTACACGAACACGGGCGAGGGCCTGCATCGCTTCGTCGACCCCGTCGACGGCGAGGTGTACCTCTACTCGCAGTTCGAGGTGCCCGACTCCCGCCGCGTCTTCACGGTGTTCGAGCAGCCCGACCTCAAGGCGACGTTCCAGTTCACGATCACCGCGCCCGAGCCGTGGAAGGTCATCTCCAACTCCCCCACCCCCGAGCCGAAGAAGCACGGCGACGGCCGGGCCACGTGGACCTTCGAGCCCACCCCGCGCATCTCCTCGTACATCACCGCGCTCATCGCGGGCCCGTACGAGTCCACGTTCTCGGAGCTGACCAGCACCTCCGGCCGCGTCATCCCGCTCGGCGTCTACGGCCGCAAGAGCCTGTGGCAGCACCTGGACGCCGACTACATCTTCGACAAGACCCGCGAGGGCTTCGCGTACTTCGAGAAGAAGTTCGACTACCCGTACCCGTTCGCCAAGTACGACCAGCTGTTCGTCCCCGAGTTCAACGCGGGCGCGATGGAGAACGCCGGTGCGGTCACCTTCACCGAGACCTACGTCTTCCGCAGCAAGGTGACGGATGCCGTCAAGGAGCGCCGCGTCGTCACGATCCTGCATGAGCTGGCGCATATGTGGTTCGGCGACCTCGTCACCATGAAGTGGTGGAACGACCTCTGGCTGAACGAGTCCTTCGCCGAGTGGGCCTCCACCATCGCCACTGCCGAGGCCACCGAGTGGACCGAGGCGTGGACCACGTTCAACGCGATGGAGAAGACCTGGGCGTACCGCCAGGACCAGCTCCCCTCCACGCACCCGGTCGTCGCCGAGATCAACGACCTCGAAGACGTGCAGGTCAACTTCGACGGCATCACCTACGCCAAAGGCGGATCGGTGCTCAAGCAGCTGGCCGCCTGGGTCGGCATCGAGCAGTTCTTCGCCGGCGTCTCGGAGTACTTCAAGAAGCACGAGTGGGGCAACACCGAGGTCGGCGACCTGCTCGCCGAGCTCGAGAAGACGAGCGGCCGCGAGCTGTCCGGCTGGTCGAAGAAGTGGCTCGAGACGGCGGGCGTCAACACGCTCACGCCGCTCATCGAGGAAGGCGTCGACGGCAGGATCACGCGCTTCGCGATCGTGCAGACCGCGCCGGCCGACTACCCGACCATCCGCCCGCACCGCCTCGGTGTCGGGTTCTACAGCCTGAAGGACGGCGCCCTGGTGCGCGTGCACCACGTCGAGCTCGACGTGGACGGCGACCGCACCGAGGTCACCGAGCTCAAGGGCATCGAGCGCCCCGACCTCGTGCTGCTCAACGACGAGGACCTCGCTTACGCGAAGATCCGCCTCGACGAGCGGTCGCTCAAGACGGCGATCGACCACCTCGGCGCGATCAGCGACCCGCTGGCCCGCTCGCTGGTGTGGGGTGCCGCATGGGATCAGACGCGGGATGCCGAGGCATCCGCCAGCGACTACGTCGACCTCGTGCTGCGAAACATCGGCGCCGAGACCGAGTCCACGACCGTTCGCACCACGCTCGGTCAGCTGCTGCTCGCCGCCAACGCGTATGTCTCCCCCGAGAAGCGGCATGCGACGCGCGTCAAGGTCGCCGAGGGCCTCTGGGCGCTCGCGCAGGCCGCCGAGGCCGGCAGCGACAGCCAGCTCCAGTTCGTGACGACGTTCGCCAGTGCAGCGGCGAACCCGGCGCAGTCGGAGCTCGTCCGCCAGGTCCGCGACGGTGACGTGACCTTCGAGGGTCTCGATATCGATACCGACCTGTCGTGGCAACTGCTCGTCTCGCTCGCGACGGCCGGCGTGGTCTCCGCGTCCGACATCGACGCCGCGCTGGCTGCCGACAACACGGCCAAGGGCGGCGAGTTCGCCGCTCAGGCGAAGGCCGCGCTGCCGACCGTCGAGGCCAAGCGCATCGCGTGGGACTCGCTCGTGGAGAACGACGACCTTCCCAACACGATCGTGCGTGCCGCCGCGGCCGGACTCGTCCACCCCGCGGGCGTGGACGTGCTGGACGCGTTCGTGCAGCCGTACTTCGACATGCTGCTGCCGATCTGGACGTCGCGGACCTACCAGATCGCGCAGTACCTGATCGTCGGGCTGTACCCGGCAGCGCTCGCGAACACCGTGCTGCGCGACGCCACGCGTGCGTGGCTCGCGGCCAACGGCGACGCCGCCCCGGCTCTCCGCCGCCTCGTGCAGGAGAACCTCGCGGGCGTCGAGCGCGCCCTCGCGGTGCAGGAGCGCGACGCCCAGTAG
- a CDS encoding ABC transporter ATP-binding protein has product MIVAENLSKSFGSKHAVSDVSFTVQPGLVTGFLGPNGAGKSTTMRMIVGLDKPTQGGVTVNGRDYSGLRSPLTEVGVLLDAKAVHTGRSATNHLRAMAATHGIPRSRVDEVIDITGLASVAGKRAGGFSLGMGQRLGIAAALLGDPHTLILDEPVNGLDPEGVLWVRRFVRHAASEGKTVLLSSHLMSEMALTADHIIVLGRGRVLADLPVDEIVQRWTLSTVRVRSPHALALSESLARDGVTITNLAPDLLEVSGVAAPVIGDLAAARGFALHELTPASGTLEDAYLRLTGDDVEYKTKDIA; this is encoded by the coding sequence ATGATCGTTGCAGAGAACCTCAGCAAGAGCTTCGGCAGTAAACACGCCGTCTCCGATGTCAGCTTCACCGTGCAGCCGGGCCTGGTCACCGGCTTCCTCGGTCCGAACGGTGCGGGCAAGTCCACCACCATGCGCATGATCGTGGGGCTCGACAAGCCCACGCAGGGCGGGGTCACCGTCAACGGCCGCGACTACTCCGGGCTGCGCTCCCCCCTCACCGAGGTGGGTGTGCTGCTGGACGCGAAGGCTGTCCACACCGGCCGCAGCGCCACCAACCACCTCCGCGCGATGGCCGCCACGCACGGTATCCCCCGTTCCCGTGTCGACGAGGTGATCGACATCACCGGACTCGCCTCCGTCGCGGGCAAGCGCGCCGGCGGCTTCTCGCTCGGCATGGGGCAGCGGCTCGGCATCGCCGCGGCCCTGCTCGGCGACCCGCACACCCTGATCCTGGACGAGCCGGTCAACGGCCTCGATCCGGAAGGTGTGCTGTGGGTGCGCCGCTTCGTGCGGCACGCGGCATCCGAAGGCAAGACCGTCCTGCTCTCCAGCCACCTGATGAGCGAGATGGCCCTGACCGCCGACCACATCATCGTGCTCGGCCGCGGACGGGTGCTGGCCGACCTGCCGGTCGACGAGATCGTGCAGCGCTGGACCCTCAGCACGGTGCGCGTCCGCAGCCCGCACGCCCTCGCCCTGTCCGAGTCACTGGCCCGCGACGGCGTGACGATCACCAACCTGGCCCCCGATCTACTCGAGGTATCCGGAGTCGCGGCACCCGTCATCGGCGATCTGGCCGCGGCACGCGGATTCGCACTGCACGAGCTGACCCCGGCATCCGGCACCCTCGAAGACGCCTACCTGCGCCTGACCGGCGACGACGTCGAGTACAAGACGAAGGACATCGCATGA
- a CDS encoding ArsR/SmtB family transcription factor, producing the protein MPSSNAERPLYEVKAGLFKGLSHPFRIRILELLSASDELTVGALQEETGLESSHLSQHLSVLRRHRLVESERRASHVYYRLSSRTIADLLVVARQLLGEVMAAERDRADGVGELPTLQVRR; encoded by the coding sequence ATGCCATCAAGCAATGCAGAACGTCCGCTCTACGAAGTGAAGGCCGGGTTGTTCAAAGGCCTCTCTCATCCGTTCCGAATCCGGATCCTCGAGCTGCTCTCGGCGAGTGATGAGCTCACGGTCGGCGCGCTGCAGGAGGAGACCGGCCTCGAGTCCTCTCACCTCTCCCAGCACTTGTCCGTCCTGCGGCGCCACCGGCTGGTGGAGTCGGAACGGCGGGCGAGTCACGTCTACTACCGCTTGAGTTCACGCACGATCGCTGACCTGCTGGTGGTGGCACGTCAGCTGCTCGGAGAGGTGATGGCGGCGGAGCGCGACCGTGCGGACGGCGTCGGCGAGTTGCCGACGCTCCAGGTCCGTCGTTGA
- a CDS encoding SulP family inorganic anion transporter, giving the protein MNRLLASARALLPSLADYRGVRRSWRSDLLAGLTVGIVALPLALGFGISSGAGAEAGLITAIVAGVVAAVFGGSHVQISGPTGAMVVVLAPIVASQGIAAVALVSVMAGIIVLVAGVLRLGRAVSFIPWPVIEGFTVGIAIIIFLQQVPALTGPDSHSSETNVILAAVDSLVHADVGYLLWALGAVAIVTACMVLLPRVHRALPGSLIGIIAVTLLAVVLPSPLTVIGALPTSLPGLALPSFDPATIAALLLPALTVAALAAIESLLSARVAASLADTGGYDPDRELVGQGLASVAAGLFGGMPATGAIARTAVNVRSGGRTRLASIAHAVVLLLVVLLAAGPVGRIPLAALSGVLMVTAVRMVHIGTARSILRSTKADAAGFVITAIVTVSVDLIVAVIIGMIVAGAFAIRSLSRSTGVHREDLPGPPVAGDERIAVIRIDGPLIFAAADRVLESVTSLQGVSVVILRMSQLEVVDATGAHVLSEIVRQWERRGVTVLIKGVQEGHVDLFTTVGVLQSLRHHNHLFDDLPTAVEHARSHVLREDAAAA; this is encoded by the coding sequence TTGAACAGGCTGCTGGCTTCGGCGCGCGCCCTGCTCCCCTCACTCGCCGACTATCGAGGCGTTCGGCGGTCCTGGCGGAGCGACCTCCTGGCCGGGCTGACGGTCGGCATCGTGGCCCTCCCCCTGGCACTCGGATTCGGAATCTCCTCGGGAGCAGGAGCCGAGGCAGGTCTGATCACCGCGATCGTCGCGGGTGTCGTGGCGGCCGTGTTCGGCGGCTCGCACGTGCAGATCTCGGGTCCCACGGGAGCGATGGTCGTGGTGCTCGCGCCGATCGTGGCCTCGCAGGGCATCGCGGCAGTCGCCCTGGTGAGCGTCATGGCGGGAATCATCGTTCTGGTGGCCGGCGTCCTGCGGCTGGGACGCGCCGTGTCCTTCATCCCGTGGCCGGTGATCGAAGGGTTCACCGTCGGCATCGCGATCATCATCTTCCTGCAGCAGGTACCCGCGCTGACGGGGCCGGACAGCCACAGCTCCGAGACGAATGTCATCCTCGCCGCCGTGGACTCGCTCGTCCATGCCGACGTGGGGTATCTGCTCTGGGCGCTCGGCGCCGTCGCGATCGTCACGGCATGCATGGTCCTTCTGCCGCGGGTTCACCGCGCGCTTCCCGGTTCATTGATCGGGATCATCGCAGTGACACTGCTGGCCGTGGTGCTGCCCTCGCCGCTGACGGTGATCGGCGCACTGCCGACCAGCCTGCCCGGCCTCGCCCTGCCCTCCTTCGACCCGGCCACGATTGCCGCATTGCTGCTGCCCGCGCTGACCGTCGCGGCCCTCGCCGCGATCGAGTCCCTGCTGTCGGCTCGGGTCGCCGCCTCCCTCGCCGATACGGGTGGCTACGACCCCGATCGCGAGCTGGTGGGCCAGGGACTGGCTTCCGTCGCCGCCGGGCTCTTCGGCGGGATGCCGGCCACCGGGGCCATCGCTCGCACCGCCGTCAACGTGCGTTCCGGCGGCCGCACGCGCCTCGCGTCGATCGCACACGCCGTCGTCCTCCTGCTGGTCGTGCTCCTTGCCGCCGGTCCCGTCGGCAGGATTCCCCTCGCCGCACTGTCCGGGGTGCTCATGGTCACCGCGGTGCGCATGGTGCACATCGGCACCGCGCGATCGATTCTGAGGTCGACCAAGGCGGATGCCGCGGGGTTCGTGATCACCGCCATCGTGACGGTCTCGGTGGACCTCATCGTCGCCGTGATCATCGGCATGATCGTGGCCGGCGCCTTCGCGATCCGCAGCCTGTCCCGCTCCACCGGCGTGCACCGGGAGGACCTCCCGGGCCCGCCCGTCGCGGGCGATGAACGGATCGCGGTCATCCGCATCGACGGGCCGCTGATCTTCGCGGCGGCCGATCGGGTGCTCGAGAGCGTGACATCGCTGCAGGGGGTGTCCGTCGTGATCCTCCGCATGTCGCAGCTCGAAGTCGTCGACGCCACCGGGGCGCACGTGCTCAGCGAAATCGTGCGGCAATGGGAGCGCCGCGGGGTCACGGTGCTGATCAAGGGGGTGCAGGAAGGGCATGTCGATCTGTTCACGACGGTGGGAGTGCTGCAGTCGCTCCGCCACCACAACCACCTCTTCGACGACCTCCCGACCGCCGTCGAACACGCGCGCAGCCATGTCCTTCGCGAGGATGCCGCCGCCGCGTAG
- a CDS encoding ferrochelatase — MGESDVQPSGSDLDGGGAVPFASPEARGGAPFVEVPVAYDAVLLAGFGGPEGQEDVIPFLRNVTRGRGIPDERLEEVAHHYRHFGGISPINAQNRALKAALEAELAGRDLHLPVYWGNRNWAPYLEDAVTDAAASGHTNLLAVATSAYSSFSSCRQYREDFARVLTDTGLGDPSLPAPMTIDKVRQFFDHPGFVSAFVAGVRDAVQGFLADGIAPEAITVLFSTHSIPTADAERSGPRDQDFGEGGAYAAQHRAVAAYVMAEVAAAVPVADGVRWELVYQSRSGPASQPWLEPDVCDVIGELPGRGMQAVAVVPLGFMSDHMEVLWDLDTEALDAATEAGLRAVRTPTPGVDPAFVSGLVDLIQERLNGTAPGERPHSTDLGPWFDVCRPACCENIRAGFKPAAAGVAP, encoded by the coding sequence ATGGGTGAAAGCGATGTGCAGCCGTCCGGATCCGACCTCGACGGTGGGGGAGCGGTGCCGTTCGCCTCACCCGAAGCCCGTGGCGGGGCGCCGTTCGTCGAGGTGCCGGTCGCCTATGACGCGGTGCTGCTGGCCGGCTTCGGCGGTCCCGAGGGGCAGGAGGACGTCATCCCGTTCCTGCGCAACGTCACACGCGGGCGCGGCATCCCCGACGAACGCCTCGAAGAGGTCGCGCACCACTACCGCCACTTCGGCGGCATCAGCCCGATCAATGCGCAGAACCGTGCGTTGAAGGCCGCGCTGGAGGCCGAGCTCGCCGGCCGCGACCTGCACCTGCCGGTGTACTGGGGCAACCGCAACTGGGCGCCGTACCTGGAGGATGCGGTGACGGATGCCGCGGCCTCCGGTCACACGAACCTCCTCGCCGTCGCGACCAGCGCGTACAGCTCTTTCTCCAGCTGCCGGCAGTACCGCGAGGACTTCGCCCGGGTGCTGACCGACACCGGACTCGGCGACCCGTCGCTGCCGGCCCCGATGACGATCGACAAGGTGCGTCAGTTCTTCGACCACCCCGGCTTCGTCTCGGCCTTCGTCGCAGGCGTGCGTGACGCCGTGCAGGGCTTCCTCGCCGACGGCATCGCCCCCGAGGCGATCACGGTGCTGTTCTCGACCCACAGCATCCCGACCGCCGACGCCGAGCGTTCCGGCCCGCGCGACCAGGACTTCGGCGAGGGCGGCGCTTATGCGGCGCAGCACCGCGCCGTGGCCGCCTATGTCATGGCGGAGGTCGCAGCGGCGGTGCCCGTTGCCGACGGAGTGCGCTGGGAGCTCGTCTACCAGTCCCGGTCGGGCCCGGCGTCGCAGCCCTGGCTCGAGCCGGACGTGTGCGACGTGATCGGCGAGCTCCCCGGCCGCGGGATGCAGGCCGTCGCGGTGGTGCCGCTGGGCTTCATGAGCGACCACATGGAGGTGCTCTGGGACCTCGACACCGAGGCGCTGGATGCGGCCACCGAGGCGGGACTCCGGGCCGTGCGCACCCCGACGCCCGGGGTGGATCCCGCCTTCGTCTCGGGACTGGTCGACCTCATCCAGGAGCGGTTGAACGGCACCGCGCCCGGTGAGCGCCCGCACTCGACCGACCTCGGACCGTGGTTCGACGTGTGTCGTCCCGCGTGCTGCGAGAACATCCGTGCGGGGTTCAAGCCCGCCGCGGCGGGGGTCGCCCCGTGA